The following coding sequences lie in one Saimiri boliviensis isolate mSaiBol1 chromosome 6, mSaiBol1.pri, whole genome shotgun sequence genomic window:
- the LOC101028785 gene encoding olfactory receptor 10G9-like gives MSNSSLVTAFILTGLPHSPVLDAPLFGIFLVVYALTVLGNLLILLVIRVDSHLHTPMYYFLTNLSFIDMWFSTVTVPKMLMTLVSPSGRAISFHSCVAQLYFFHFLGSTECFLYTVMSYDRYLAISYPLRYTSMMSGSTCALLATGTWLSGSLHSAVQTTLTFHLPYCGPNQIQHYLCDAPPILKLACADTSAIEIVIFVTVGIVGSGCFLLIVLSYVSIICSILRIRTSEGRRRAFQTCASHCIVVLCFFGPGLFIYLRPGSRKAVDGIVAVFYTVLTPLLNPVVYTLRNKEVNKAVLKLRDKVAHSQSE, from the coding sequence atgtCCAACAGTAGCCTTGTGACAGCATTCATCCTCACGGGTCTTCCCCATTCTCCAGTGCTGGATGCCCCCCTCTTTGGAATCTTCCTGGTGGTTTATGCGCTCACTGTACTGGGGAACCTCCTCATCCTGCTGGTGATCAGGGTGGATTCTCACCTCCACACCCCCATGTACTACTTCCTCACCAACCTGTCCTTCATTGACATGTGGTTCTCTACTGTCACGGTGCCCAAAATGCTGATGACCTTGGTGTCCCCAAGTGGCAGGGCTATCTCCTTCCACAGCTGTGTGGCCCAGCTCTATTTCTTTCACTTCCTGGGGAGCACCGAGTGTTTCCTCTACACGGTCATGTCCTATGATCGCTACCTGGCCATCAGTTACCCGCTCAGGTACACCAGCATGATGAGTGGGAGCACGTGTGCCCTCCTGGCCACCGGCACTTGGCTCAGTGGCTCTCTGCACTCTGCTGTCCAGACCACATTGACTTTCCATTTACCATACTGTGGACCTAACCAGATCCAGCACTATTTGTGTGATGCACCGCCCATCCTGAAACTGGCCTGTGCAGACACCTCGGCCATCGAGATTGTCATTTTTGTGACTGTTGGAATAGTGGGCTCGGGCTGTTTCCTCCTGATAGTGCTGTCCTACGTGTCCATCATCTGTTCCATCCTGCGGATCCGCACTTCAGAAGGAAGACGTAGAGCCTTTCAGACCTGTGCCTCCCACTGTATCGTGGTCCTTTGCTTCTTTGGCCCTGGTCTTTTCATTTACCTGAGACCGGGCTCCAGGAAAGCTGTGGATGGAATTGTGGCCGTTTTCTACACTGTGCTGACGCCACTTCTCAACCCTGTTGTGTATACCCTGAGGAACAAGGAGGTGAACAAAGCCGTGTTGAAACTGAGAGACAAAGTAGCACATTCTCAGAGTGAATAA